One Roseimaritima multifibrata DNA window includes the following coding sequences:
- a CDS encoding DEAD/DEAH box helicase: MSSGSNSDAISAAATERISVDVDTSWYADNSLVPDRFATLTLGKIPIRGFPIRLKALPIRTTGFQFPESPAWNLPNSASAFDSSKSKPDPAKKKQKKTSESKITRIKPPNDVIKLQDRLYYLLQPPLEQLVGSGQLNFPFEPFPYQLDGIAFLFPRYAAILADEMGLGKTMQAISTIRMLLCSGECSNVLLICPKPLVTNWLREFSVWAPEVPIAAIEGNAAKRAWQWRSNEVPVKVANYELLMRDRDIVLGDDVHFDLVTLDEAQRIKNQNSTTSQIVRSISRTRSWALTGTPVENSQDDLVGIFEYLSPGYLNRDMKPTCIGKAARDYILRRTKDVVMDDMPPRLYRDPELQLTPQQWATYEKAENEGVIRLEEMETDLTIQHVFELVLRLKQICNFDPVTGTSAKLDRLVADMEEVAASGQKAIVFSQWVSSIDKMRDALQPFGPLEYHGRIPHKQRDGVIDQFKNDPSKKVILMSYGAGSVGLNLQFCRYVFLFDRWWNPAVEDQAINRAHRIGVKGAVTITRMLAVNTIEERIAKVLDQKRELFDSIFADTDAPRSSGGLNRDEIFGLFNLHSPNGKINA, encoded by the coding sequence ATGTCGTCGGGTTCAAACTCCGACGCGATTTCTGCTGCCGCTACAGAACGCATTTCAGTCGACGTAGATACGTCATGGTACGCCGATAACAGCTTGGTCCCCGACCGCTTCGCAACCCTAACCCTCGGCAAAATTCCGATTCGTGGGTTTCCAATCCGCTTAAAAGCGTTGCCGATCCGAACGACGGGTTTCCAGTTTCCGGAATCGCCTGCATGGAACCTACCCAACAGCGCTTCCGCGTTCGATTCCAGCAAAAGCAAACCAGACCCTGCAAAGAAGAAACAAAAGAAGACGTCCGAATCGAAAATCACTCGGATCAAACCGCCGAACGATGTGATCAAACTGCAGGACCGTCTGTATTACTTGCTTCAGCCACCGCTGGAACAACTGGTCGGCAGCGGGCAACTGAACTTTCCCTTTGAACCATTCCCATACCAACTGGACGGGATTGCGTTTCTCTTCCCCCGTTACGCGGCCATCTTGGCAGACGAAATGGGGCTGGGGAAAACGATGCAGGCGATCAGCACGATCCGCATGCTCCTCTGCAGTGGCGAATGCAGCAACGTCCTTCTTATTTGTCCGAAACCACTGGTCACCAACTGGCTCCGTGAATTCAGCGTTTGGGCTCCTGAAGTTCCGATCGCTGCGATTGAAGGCAACGCCGCCAAACGGGCTTGGCAATGGCGCAGCAACGAAGTTCCCGTCAAGGTCGCCAACTACGAACTACTGATGCGAGACCGCGACATCGTGCTGGGCGATGATGTCCATTTCGATTTGGTGACGCTGGACGAAGCCCAACGGATCAAAAATCAAAACAGCACTACCAGCCAGATCGTTCGATCCATCTCAAGGACTCGATCTTGGGCCCTGACGGGGACACCCGTAGAAAACAGCCAGGACGACTTAGTCGGGATTTTTGAATACCTCTCGCCGGGATACCTAAACCGCGACATGAAGCCGACCTGCATCGGCAAAGCGGCTCGCGACTACATCCTGCGACGAACCAAAGACGTCGTGATGGACGACATGCCTCCGCGACTCTACCGCGACCCTGAGCTTCAACTAACGCCGCAACAATGGGCGACCTACGAGAAGGCCGAAAACGAAGGGGTGATTCGGCTGGAAGAAATGGAAACCGACCTGACGATTCAACACGTCTTTGAATTGGTGCTGCGACTGAAACAGATTTGCAATTTCGATCCAGTGACCGGTACCAGCGCGAAACTGGACCGTTTGGTTGCAGACATGGAAGAGGTCGCCGCAAGTGGTCAAAAGGCGATCGTCTTTAGCCAATGGGTCAGCAGCATCGACAAGATGCGAGACGCATTACAGCCGTTCGGCCCCTTGGAATACCATGGCAGGATTCCGCACAAACAACGCGACGGAGTGATCGATCAATTCAAGAACGATCCGAGTAAAAAAGTGATCTTGATGAGCTACGGCGCTGGCAGCGTCGGCCTGAACTTGCAGTTCTGCCGGTACGTCTTCCTGTTCGACCGCTGGTGGAATCCCGCAGTCGAAGATCAAGCGATCAACCGAGCCCATCGGATCGGCGTTAAAGGGGCGGTCACGATCACGCGAATGCTGGCCGTCAACACGATTGAAGAACGGATCGCAAAAGTACTCGATCAGAAACGAGAACTGTTCGACAGTATCTTCGCCGATACCGACGCCCCGCGAAGCTCCGGTGGCTTAAACCGAGACGAGATCTTCGGGCTATTCAACCTGCACAGCCCCAACGGCAAAATCAACGCCTAA
- a CDS encoding pyroglutamyl-peptidase I, whose protein sequence is MPSVLLTAFEPYEEWTENSSWLALIELTRWLEDSSHLTTRRYPVCFQAVSKKLGDDLKGDYDLILHLGQAPGTTHIRLESIGLNVDSCGDPLVKGAPTAYQTSLDLPSWQKRLNAAGIPASVSHHAGTVLCNATLFSSQHYLAERRLKSQVAFIHLPLTPAQAAAQTTPLPSMSSAMAAAAIATIIESFEV, encoded by the coding sequence ATGCCCAGTGTGCTTCTGACTGCTTTTGAGCCCTACGAAGAGTGGACCGAGAATAGTAGTTGGTTGGCGCTCATCGAATTGACCCGATGGCTGGAAGATTCCAGCCATCTGACGACTCGTCGCTATCCGGTCTGCTTTCAGGCCGTTTCTAAGAAGTTAGGCGACGATCTAAAGGGGGATTACGATCTAATCCTCCATCTAGGACAGGCCCCCGGCACGACCCATATTCGATTGGAATCGATCGGTCTAAATGTCGACTCCTGCGGTGATCCTCTGGTGAAGGGGGCCCCAACCGCCTACCAGACCAGTCTGGATCTGCCGAGCTGGCAGAAGAGGCTGAACGCAGCAGGGATCCCCGCCAGCGTTTCGCATCATGCCGGAACCGTGCTCTGCAATGCAACTCTCTTCTCTTCCCAGCATTACCTAGCAGAACGCCGGCTGAAAAGTCAGGTAGCCTTTATCCACCTCCCCCTGACCCCCGCCCAAGCCGCAGCTCAAACAACGCCCCTACCTTCGATGAGCTCCGCCATGGCCGCAGCCGCCATAGCAACGATTATCGAATCCTTCGAGGTCTGA
- the uvrA gene encoding excinuclease ABC subunit UvrA: MNSEPSIVSSSDSRSIQARGVRVHNLKEVDLDLPRNQLIAFCGRSGSGKTSMALDTLYAEGQRRYIESFSAYTRQFLQRLDKPDCDSITGLPPAIAVSRSGAARGNRSTVATATEVADHLRLLFAKIAGLICYRCHQPVVTYDPQSTAAEIAKLPPRTRVMLGFRIQLDNREHASEVLLGLQQQGYVRIILKDRLFHLAEDDRSEIAKAIPKSGIEGIMIVDRVTSDGDLLRTSESLEAAFQAGDNQAIALVASETPLPGSSAALQLDGRQWLRFDYSYQHRCDACQIDYPPPQPSLFSFNNPLGACPLCEGFGDQVDVDMGLVVPDPTKTIREGAIAVWNSPSYNHELHELLELADDYKIPVDVPYSKLSKKAIAIIQKGVPERDFGGLDGFFAWLERKKYKLHVRVFLSRYRSYSKCRECDGQRLRPEALAYRVQGKNFAEWTALQVDAAAQALSELDFQEQKKAITAEILRQIGNRLGYLQDVGLGYLQLNRTLRTLSGGESQRVALTSALGSSLVNMLYVLDEPTAGLHPIDVDRLVHSITALRERGNTVIAVEHDETLIRTADWVVEFGPQAGVSGGECLFEGTPQELLADADSLTADYLTGRRGYVPDESTRRSAKGSITLKGAKGHNLQNIDVTFPLGVLCLVTGVSGSGKSSLVHDTLYGALCRKKQKKVPETLEYSDVVGAGQIDDVVLIDQAPISRSARSIPVTYVKAFDPIRTVFAETVEARTRNFAAGHFSFNSDAGRCPRCEGDGVLQIDMQFLADISVVCPDCQGTRYRREVLQVRYRDRTIAEVLAMTVRSAHSFFRGQPKVQAKLQRLIDVGLGYIGLGQRATTLSSGEAQRLKLAAFLTGARRRRTLFLLDEPTTGLHFADIVQLQDCFAALLEDGHSLVIVEHNVQLMLGADHIIDLGPGAAAQGGRVVASGTPEQISKVTESGTGQVLAASFKS, translated from the coding sequence TTGAATTCTGAACCTTCGATCGTCTCCAGCTCCGATTCGCGATCCATCCAAGCACGTGGCGTTCGTGTCCACAATCTAAAAGAGGTCGATCTAGACCTTCCGCGAAATCAACTCATCGCGTTCTGCGGTCGCTCGGGAAGTGGCAAAACCAGTATGGCGCTGGACACTTTATATGCCGAAGGCCAACGCCGGTACATCGAAAGCTTCTCCGCTTACACTCGGCAGTTTCTGCAGCGCCTGGATAAACCGGATTGCGATTCCATTACCGGTCTCCCACCTGCCATCGCCGTCAGCCGCAGTGGTGCCGCGCGTGGCAATCGTAGCACCGTTGCCACTGCGACCGAGGTCGCCGATCACCTCCGATTGTTGTTCGCCAAAATCGCGGGCTTGATCTGCTACCGCTGCCATCAGCCCGTGGTCACGTACGACCCACAATCGACCGCAGCAGAAATTGCCAAACTGCCGCCGCGAACTCGAGTGATGTTGGGTTTCCGAATCCAGCTGGACAACCGTGAACATGCTTCGGAAGTCCTCCTCGGATTGCAGCAACAAGGGTACGTGCGGATCATCCTAAAGGATCGACTGTTTCACCTTGCAGAAGACGACCGCAGCGAAATCGCTAAAGCGATTCCAAAATCGGGGATCGAAGGGATCATGATCGTCGACCGGGTCACCAGCGACGGCGATCTCCTCCGCACCAGTGAATCGCTGGAAGCTGCTTTTCAAGCGGGCGACAACCAAGCCATCGCCTTGGTGGCAAGTGAAACGCCGCTTCCTGGGTCTTCGGCGGCACTCCAACTAGATGGCCGCCAATGGCTCCGGTTCGATTACTCGTATCAACACCGGTGTGATGCCTGCCAAATCGATTACCCACCACCGCAGCCCAGCCTATTCAGTTTCAACAACCCGCTGGGTGCTTGCCCGCTTTGCGAAGGGTTCGGAGACCAAGTGGATGTCGACATGGGATTAGTAGTTCCCGATCCAACAAAGACCATCCGCGAAGGAGCCATCGCCGTCTGGAACAGCCCTTCCTACAACCATGAACTGCACGAACTACTGGAACTGGCCGACGACTACAAAATTCCCGTCGATGTCCCTTATTCCAAACTCTCCAAGAAAGCGATCGCAATCATCCAAAAGGGAGTCCCCGAACGAGATTTCGGAGGCCTGGATGGATTTTTTGCTTGGCTGGAACGCAAGAAATATAAACTTCACGTTCGGGTCTTCTTGTCACGATACCGAAGCTATTCAAAGTGCCGCGAATGCGACGGTCAACGACTCCGGCCCGAAGCTTTAGCATACCGCGTCCAGGGCAAGAACTTTGCCGAATGGACCGCCCTTCAAGTTGACGCCGCTGCGCAGGCCCTTTCCGAATTGGATTTCCAAGAACAGAAGAAGGCGATCACCGCAGAAATCCTTCGACAGATTGGAAACCGCTTGGGGTACCTTCAAGACGTCGGGCTGGGATACCTTCAACTAAATCGCACGCTCCGCACGTTGTCCGGCGGCGAATCGCAGCGAGTCGCTTTGACCAGTGCCCTGGGTAGTAGTTTGGTCAACATGCTCTATGTCTTGGACGAACCAACCGCAGGCCTGCATCCCATCGATGTCGACCGACTGGTCCATTCGATCACTGCGCTTCGCGAACGCGGTAATACCGTGATCGCCGTGGAACACGACGAAACCCTGATTCGAACCGCGGACTGGGTCGTAGAATTTGGACCGCAAGCAGGCGTCAGCGGAGGCGAATGCCTGTTCGAAGGAACTCCCCAAGAACTATTGGCCGACGCCGACAGTCTGACGGCAGACTATTTGACCGGACGCCGCGGCTACGTCCCCGATGAATCGACTCGGCGGTCCGCAAAGGGATCGATCACATTAAAGGGAGCAAAGGGGCACAACCTGCAAAACATCGATGTCACTTTCCCACTGGGGGTCCTCTGCTTGGTCACCGGAGTCTCTGGCAGTGGAAAAAGTTCGCTGGTGCACGACACACTTTACGGAGCCCTCTGTCGCAAGAAACAAAAGAAAGTTCCCGAAACTCTGGAGTACAGCGATGTCGTAGGTGCTGGGCAAATCGATGATGTCGTCCTGATCGATCAAGCACCGATCAGCCGCAGTGCTCGCAGCATTCCGGTCACCTATGTCAAAGCGTTTGATCCAATTCGAACCGTTTTTGCGGAAACCGTTGAAGCCCGGACGCGGAATTTTGCCGCCGGGCACTTTAGTTTTAATAGTGATGCAGGCCGCTGCCCGCGTTGTGAAGGGGACGGAGTTCTGCAAATCGACATGCAATTTTTGGCGGACATATCGGTGGTCTGTCCCGATTGCCAGGGGACACGGTATCGACGCGAAGTCCTGCAGGTCCGCTACCGTGATCGCACCATTGCCGAAGTCTTGGCGATGACCGTCCGATCCGCTCATTCCTTTTTTCGCGGACAACCAAAAGTCCAAGCGAAACTGCAACGTCTGATCGATGTCGGACTCGGATACATCGGTCTAGGACAGCGGGCTACCACGTTATCGTCCGGCGAAGCCCAACGTCTGAAACTGGCCGCCTTCCTGACCGGAGCCCGACGGCGGCGAACGCTATTTCTGTTGGACGAACCAACGACCGGTTTGCACTTCGCCGACATCGTCCAGTTGCAAGATTGTTTCGCGGCACTCCTTGAAGATGGGCACTCACTGGTGATTGTCGAACACAACGTTCAGCTGATGCTGGGGGCAGACCATATCATTGATCTGGGCCCTGGGGCCGCAGCACAAGGGGGTAGGGTGGTCGCATCGGGAACCCCTGAACAAATATCCAAGGTGACCGAATCGGGAACAGGGCAAGTTCTTGCGGCTTCTTTTAAGTCTTGA
- a CDS encoding PHP domain-containing protein, whose protein sequence is MKKSLPLPLFLLLTATALLPATFARGEENDPPARWWKGNIHTHSLWSDGNDFPEMIADWYRQQDYNFLALTDHNVLAEGQRWMPFDKIVARSDAEILDRYQNRFGDSWVETRGEAGTPKFEVRLKPLDEFRSQLETHKKFILIPAEEISDGAEGKPVHINATNIAEAIPPAGGDTVREVMQNNLRAILAHEKSHGRHVLPHINHPNFHYAITADDLAAVVSERFFEVYNGHPGVHHEGDEDHPSIERMWDLANAIRRTNLNVPPLMGLGTDDSHNYNGHKGASPGRGWVMVRSKYLSPEHLIKAMKAGDFYASSGVTLKELDYAADTKTLSLEIAPQEGATYKTQFIGTLKPTENETPADAEKRVGKVLKTAEGLNASYKLTGDELYVRAVVTSDQAPVNPSFKNQKQQVWTQPIGWE, encoded by the coding sequence ATGAAGAAGTCACTTCCCCTGCCCCTTTTTCTTCTGTTGACAGCGACGGCACTTTTGCCCGCAACCTTCGCCCGCGGCGAAGAAAACGACCCGCCGGCTCGTTGGTGGAAAGGAAACATCCACACCCATTCATTATGGAGCGACGGAAATGATTTCCCGGAAATGATCGCCGACTGGTACCGCCAGCAAGACTACAACTTCCTCGCTCTTACCGATCACAACGTACTGGCTGAGGGGCAGCGTTGGATGCCGTTTGACAAAATTGTCGCCCGAAGTGACGCGGAGATTTTAGACCGTTACCAAAACCGTTTTGGCGACAGTTGGGTAGAAACCCGCGGCGAAGCAGGAACTCCCAAATTCGAAGTCCGTTTAAAGCCACTGGACGAATTCCGCTCACAGCTTGAAACCCACAAGAAATTTATCCTCATCCCTGCGGAAGAAATCAGCGACGGCGCCGAGGGCAAACCGGTTCATATCAATGCGACCAATATCGCCGAAGCGATCCCGCCTGCTGGTGGTGATACCGTTCGCGAAGTGATGCAGAACAACCTGCGAGCCATCTTGGCGCATGAAAAATCGCATGGTCGTCACGTCCTGCCTCACATCAATCATCCAAACTTTCACTACGCAATCACCGCCGATGATCTGGCGGCTGTCGTGTCGGAACGTTTTTTCGAAGTCTACAACGGACATCCAGGCGTTCACCACGAAGGCGACGAAGATCACCCTAGCATCGAACGAATGTGGGACCTTGCAAACGCGATCCGCCGAACAAACCTAAACGTCCCACCGTTGATGGGACTGGGAACCGACGACAGCCACAACTACAACGGCCACAAAGGTGCTAGTCCTGGACGTGGTTGGGTTATGGTGCGAAGCAAGTACCTCTCACCTGAGCATTTGATCAAAGCGATGAAGGCGGGCGATTTCTACGCCAGCAGTGGCGTGACGCTTAAAGAATTAGATTACGCTGCCGATACGAAAACGCTCTCTCTGGAAATCGCCCCACAAGAAGGTGCAACTTACAAGACCCAATTCATCGGGACTTTAAAACCAACCGAGAACGAGACTCCCGCAGACGCCGAAAAGCGAGTTGGCAAGGTGCTGAAAACGGCTGAAGGTCTGAACGCTAGTTACAAACTGACCGGCGATGAACTGTACGTCCGAGCCGTCGTCACCAGCGACCAAGCTCCCGTCAACCCTTCCTTCAAAAACCAAAAGCAACAAGTCTGGACGCAACCCATTGGTTGGGAATAG
- a CDS encoding PSD1 and planctomycete cytochrome C domain-containing protein, which yields MPALPMLFQLRLFDGLAQVLLISMQRFFLLGKIGLLGAFLCLNASGLLGGKAVVADDAFSAEQLAFFETNVRPLFAEHCYGCHSVDAKKIQAGLLMDSRSGLLEGGDSGAAMVPGDAEASLLVEAVHYESYEMPPKGKLNDKEIASLEKWVQMGAPWPDEPEPTATAGSSPEAFDIDKRKAAHWAWQSIVEHPVPVTERKDWARSDIDRFVLAKLESEQLAPAADIDRAGLVRRLYFDLTGLPPAPEQVQELLADEDPEAISKLVDQLLDSPHFGERWGRHWLDLVRYAESRGHEFDADTRNAYQYRDYVIRGLNADVPYDQWVREHVAGDLLTSPRLNPEEGFNESILGTGFWFLGEWVHSPVDIRKDESDRFDNMIDVMSKSFLGVTVACARCHDHKFDPISTADYYSLCGFLQSSDYQQVRFESLASNRQVAAELAELDQRFRAQIEEALAKSPVGAKRPQADGNVPQTLVDSEEIEFWYSGSGAVPWIQDGFLFGAAPQDAGQLFLDRSDGNAKLAVAGESAAVTDAFWQGLKGISESGINRRGRVDSLPRSGRTLRSPTFVVKDGTVSCLVEGEGTVVVVVDSHRLVEGPLHGETIAEIKPDQRWVNLNLKRYVGHRVHLEWSPKKERALKVVMVAQAASEEWKNATKQQLDSVKQAWAGYENAIRESLQNEQSAAADAAIGSLVSEWAKQRDALQKKVIRTSRLAMAMRDGTGEDDVILVRGSSDNPGPVEPRHFLTAISGDSPLPLQTESGRLELAAEINSDQNPLTHRVIVNRIWHHLIGRGIVPTTDDFGFLGERPTHPELLDYLALEFRREGLSIKNMIRAIVLSRTYQMSSEADPLALEQDPTNQWFHYLPPKRLEGEAIRDSLLSIAGRLDPTMYGEPVPIHLTNFMDGRGRPGTNGPLDGAGRRSIYVAVRRNFLSPFMLAFDTPVPFSSMGRRNVSNVPSQALILMNDPFVVQQAGEWAKRLLADSVEQSVAENVSGTDAAKSDQEVAVERVERMVWMAYGRPASGVELANLTAFVQSQAKERAVGMDDHGVWTDVAHALINTKEFIFLR from the coding sequence GTGCCTGCTCTGCCCATGTTGTTCCAGCTCAGGTTGTTTGATGGCCTTGCCCAGGTTTTGCTGATATCGATGCAGCGGTTTTTTCTGCTTGGAAAAATAGGCTTGCTGGGGGCCTTCTTGTGCTTAAATGCTAGCGGGTTGTTGGGGGGGAAGGCTGTTGTTGCTGATGATGCGTTCTCCGCTGAACAGTTGGCTTTTTTTGAGACGAATGTTCGGCCTCTGTTTGCGGAACATTGCTACGGCTGCCATAGCGTTGATGCCAAGAAAATTCAGGCCGGCTTGCTGATGGATAGCCGAAGCGGCCTGTTGGAGGGGGGCGATTCGGGGGCCGCTATGGTGCCTGGTGATGCGGAGGCGAGCCTGCTGGTCGAGGCAGTGCACTATGAATCCTATGAGATGCCTCCCAAAGGAAAACTGAACGACAAAGAAATTGCCTCGCTGGAAAAGTGGGTTCAGATGGGAGCCCCTTGGCCGGATGAGCCGGAACCGACGGCGACTGCGGGGAGTAGCCCCGAAGCATTTGATATCGATAAACGTAAAGCGGCCCACTGGGCGTGGCAATCGATCGTGGAGCATCCGGTGCCTGTGACGGAGCGGAAGGACTGGGCTCGCTCGGATATCGATCGATTCGTGTTGGCGAAGTTGGAATCGGAACAGCTCGCTCCGGCTGCGGACATCGATCGGGCAGGTCTGGTGCGACGGTTGTACTTCGATCTGACGGGATTGCCTCCAGCACCCGAACAAGTTCAAGAATTGCTCGCCGATGAAGACCCCGAAGCGATCTCCAAACTGGTCGATCAGTTGCTCGATTCACCTCACTTTGGGGAACGATGGGGACGCCATTGGTTGGACTTGGTGCGGTATGCGGAATCGCGCGGGCATGAATTTGATGCGGACACGCGGAACGCCTATCAGTATCGCGACTACGTGATCCGCGGTCTAAATGCGGATGTCCCCTACGACCAATGGGTGCGTGAACATGTCGCGGGCGATTTACTGACCAGCCCTCGATTGAATCCGGAAGAAGGTTTTAACGAATCGATCTTGGGAACCGGGTTTTGGTTTCTGGGTGAATGGGTCCATTCCCCGGTTGATATTCGCAAAGACGAATCCGATCGTTTTGACAACATGATCGATGTGATGTCGAAGTCTTTCTTGGGAGTAACGGTCGCATGCGCAAGATGCCACGACCACAAATTCGACCCGATCTCGACGGCGGACTACTACTCGCTGTGCGGTTTTTTGCAAAGTAGCGATTACCAGCAGGTACGATTTGAATCGTTGGCATCGAACCGCCAGGTTGCGGCAGAACTCGCTGAACTGGATCAGCGTTTCCGCGCTCAGATTGAGGAGGCTTTGGCGAAGTCGCCTGTCGGTGCGAAACGACCTCAGGCCGACGGAAACGTTCCCCAGACGCTAGTCGATTCAGAGGAGATCGAGTTTTGGTATTCAGGTTCCGGCGCGGTTCCATGGATCCAGGATGGATTTCTGTTTGGCGCGGCACCACAGGATGCGGGACAACTGTTCCTGGATCGGTCGGATGGTAACGCCAAGCTTGCCGTTGCTGGCGAATCCGCCGCTGTCACGGATGCCTTCTGGCAAGGGCTTAAGGGGATTTCCGAATCAGGGATCAATCGGCGAGGCCGCGTCGATAGTTTGCCACGGAGCGGACGGACGTTGCGGTCGCCGACGTTTGTTGTCAAAGACGGAACAGTCAGTTGCTTGGTAGAAGGGGAAGGGACGGTTGTTGTCGTCGTCGATTCGCACCGTTTGGTTGAGGGGCCGCTGCATGGCGAAACGATCGCGGAAATAAAGCCGGATCAACGTTGGGTGAATTTGAATTTGAAACGCTACGTTGGCCATCGCGTTCACTTGGAATGGTCGCCGAAGAAAGAACGGGCACTGAAAGTTGTGATGGTCGCTCAGGCGGCTTCGGAGGAATGGAAGAACGCGACAAAGCAGCAGTTAGATTCTGTTAAGCAGGCTTGGGCGGGTTATGAGAATGCGATTCGTGAGTCTCTGCAAAATGAGCAATCGGCGGCCGCAGATGCAGCCATTGGTTCGTTGGTTAGCGAATGGGCGAAACAGCGGGATGCTTTGCAAAAGAAGGTGATTCGTACGTCTCGGCTGGCAATGGCGATGCGTGATGGGACCGGGGAAGATGACGTGATCCTGGTGCGAGGGAGTAGTGATAACCCGGGCCCTGTTGAACCAAGGCATTTCCTGACTGCGATCTCGGGCGATTCCCCGCTGCCGTTGCAGACAGAAAGTGGCAGGCTGGAACTGGCCGCGGAGATCAACTCGGATCAAAACCCGCTGACGCACCGGGTGATTGTGAACCGTATCTGGCACCATCTGATCGGCCGCGGGATTGTCCCCACAACGGATGACTTTGGTTTTCTTGGCGAGCGTCCAACGCACCCTGAATTGCTCGATTACCTTGCGCTCGAATTTCGCCGCGAAGGACTTTCCATCAAGAATATGATCCGCGCCATTGTGCTGTCTCGGACTTATCAAATGTCAAGTGAAGCGGACCCGCTTGCACTGGAACAGGATCCGACAAATCAGTGGTTTCATTATCTCCCCCCGAAACGATTGGAGGGGGAAGCGATTCGCGATTCGTTGTTGTCGATTGCCGGTCGGTTGGACCCGACGATGTACGGCGAACCAGTTCCGATTCATCTAACCAATTTTATGGATGGGCGAGGGAGGCCTGGCACCAACGGCCCGCTGGATGGGGCTGGACGTCGCTCGATCTATGTCGCGGTTCGACGTAATTTTCTTTCTCCATTTATGTTGGCCTTTGATACTCCGGTCCCTTTCAGTTCCATGGGGCGGCGGAATGTTTCGAACGTGCCGTCACAGGCTTTGATTTTGATGAATGATCCGTTTGTTGTGCAGCAAGCCGGTGAGTGGGCGAAGCGTCTGCTTGCCGATTCGGTGGAACAATCGGTCGCTGAAAACGTGTCCGGAACGGACGCTGCGAAATCCGATCAGGAGGTCGCAGTTGAGCGTGTGGAGCGGATGGTTTGGATGGCCTACGGACGTCCTGCCTCCGGCGTTGAACTGGCAAATTTGACGGCGTTTGTTCAATCGCAAGCGAAAGAGCGTGCGGTAGGGATGGATGACCATGGGGTGTGGACCGATGTCGCCCACGCGCTGATCAACACCAAGGAGTTTATTTTCCTGCGATGA